The sequence GAACCGAATGAAGGTGTCATATAATGGCAAAGGATCTTTGTGATCGGTGTGTATAAGCCCTTCACACACCACAAACGTATGCACAAACGtatttataaataatatatagtGTGCTGACGTATGTATGTACGTATGTTTGGGATGCTTAATTAATTGAATTGATAAAAAAttacttaattaaaaaaataatttatacaTAAACACTCAAAAGTCCAACTGCTGGTTGGCATTTTCGTcctatacatacatatatataggaagCGCATTTAAGAGAAGGGAttcatatttttcaaaaaaaatgagaatcccTTCATTTAAagatctatatatatatatatattattcatcaCGTAACTCGCACTTGGCATGTATTTGTGACTTCTTGTGCTTCAAGGGAAACAAGCTTAACTGTCCCATTAATTAATTGGCTTCTCTGTCAATTATCTACGGCCACGCTGTTTTTCCTTCTAGAAGCCCACGTGCCCCCAAGAGGGTTGCATCGGAGATTCGTATTTCAGATTCTAGGACATCAAAATAAGTGAATTACCACTGCCTAAATTGAGGATAAGATATTCAAATTTGAGTGtataaaaagaagagaaatgttAAAGAAATTTTTTCGAAGTGAAATTCTCAATACCCTCTCTGCCACTTTTTGGCATAAGTTTCGTATTGTCATCACAAAAATTCATGTTAAACCGTGAATTACAGAGAATTCACGTAGAGTTTTACTTTGAGAgaattttctttaaatatttatacatttctattcaaagtacaaaaaaaaaaaaaaagtcaaaacaCAATCTCAAGTTAAACGAAAATTTTACAAACATCTCATGaaaatttatttgattaattttttttttgtgcgattaaaagtaaaattaaatTCTCATGAAAAATATCAAGTTTGTAATAAGTTTACCTATTTCTTTTTGAGAATCTTAATGAAACACTCAtagtactgtttacttttaacgttaaagacatttttacCTTGAAAAGTCACtcctgatactatttatttatacatttattttatctttttggtTTAAAACTAGAGTTTTTGAAAACTTTTcgttagctttttttttttttttttttcggttaaggactggtttggtattgctgtgctttgaaaaaaaactgcttctgctgtgctgtgagaataagctcatttttgctgcttcacgttttcaactttttttcacccaaaactgtgaaaataaattgtttttaagtgtttaacaaacacctttttgagcttagtttttttttatactcactttttataaaaacaccttAGTATCAAACCATTACTAAGCATCATGAATCACCAACCTAAGTACTGATTTGGTACTgatgtgcttttataaaaagtggatataaaaaaaagctgagctcaaaaaggtgtttggtacacacttaaaaacaacttattttcacagttttggatgaaaaaaaagctgaaaatgtgaagcagcaaaaatgagcttattctcacagcgcagcagaaacaatttttttttcaaagcacagcaataccaaaccagtccttaaccgaaaaaaaaaaaaaaaagctaactAAAAGTTTTCAAAAACTCTAGTTTTAAaccaaaaagataaaataaatgtataaataaatagtatcaggaGTGACTTTTCAAGgtaaaaatgtctttaacgttaaaaataaacagtactaTGAGTGTTTCATTAAGATTCTAAAAAAGAAATAGGTAAACTTAGTACAAACTAATTGTGATGATTTCTTTCCATTTGTCTCTTTATGTGTACGGATGCTGTGCCTTTTGATGCTCCATCTTGCCACCGCGTGTCTGAACGCGGACACTTGCAGGAGGCACACATGCTGATGTGGATACAATTAAGAACGTAGTGTGTACATAAGGAAAGTTAACCAAAGTATCTCCCGCCTTTTAACTCAACACGCTCTCAACTCATCGCCAAGACGCAATAAATAGGAAAAACACAATACTGAAAGCAGCCGAAAGTGTCAATCACATATCACCGTCACACACTTACGTGATATATTATTTTACATGTtgcaatacaaataaataattaatatgtatattttttaggTTTAAACTTTCAATACATAAAAAAAGCCTACACATGTTAGATTTTTGAggttttttaactttaatccttAAGAAgatagaaatttaaaataaatatggtGTTAGGTTACATATTAATTATAATCCCTTGatgtgtccttaattcaaaataattaatgtgcattttatttaatgtttcCCAttcaatatttaaatttattaataacaaattttaatttatttttttaccaaaaaaagagttttttaatttattaatttaatttaacattcttcaaacttgaaaaactcaattaatgtacctaaatgtgtgtaccaaaatgtgtgtacatatatatatatatatatattattgaattaatgtatttaAATATTAGTATCGAaatatatgcaccgaaatgtattatattaaattaatgtacctaaatgtgtgtaaCGAAATGTATACACCGAAATattagtaccgaaatgtatcatattgaattaatgtgcctaaatgtttgtatcgtAATGTACGTAccgaaatgtgtgtacctaaatatattataatgaatttaatgtacctaaatgaagaagacaaggtacatcaaaatatattgtataacaaaaattagtttatctaaatgtttataacaaaatatattacgataaatgaaatgaaaatgaaaattataataaaacaaaattaatacattaaaaattaggaagaaaaaagaaataataaaaaaatcaaactataattaataaatgaggttacTAATGTATTAAGGgactaaaattaaattttgatcaTACTCATAATTTTAATCTAAAAGTCATATTTGCTaagaattaaaatgaaattttctattaattttttgcATCTTATGATTTGTTACGAAGATGAGTTTACTAAAGGGAATTGTTACTAGCAatccaaaaatttcattatacactacaaactttttatattaggaaagaaaaatacactggtaatgagtgtagaatgaaacttttagagtgccaataacacttctctTACTAAAAGCAAAACTATTTTTATTAGCAGAATCGCTAGTACACGTAGATTTTATTATTGCGAATAGAATGGATGGAACATGATATGATGACATTTACGCTGAAAAACTTATCTTCGAAGCTTCCACCAATTATATCACaccattaattaataattaagtaTGGCAAACTTGCTTTTTTTATCTTCCAACTTAACACGGTCCTATATAAAAGCATAGAGCCATGGAGGGAAACCCAATCGCCACAACCACTAATCCTCAAacacaccaaaaacgtccagaAACAAAATCCTACGAGGAGAAAATATGCAAAACGATGACGATTTCGAACAGGGATTCGTCTCTCCCAGCTTCAACAGCTACTCCACCGACAAACTAGCGGATGTCGCCGCCAAGGTCTGTCGGGAATTCGACCACCTCAATTTGCTCGAAGATTCGGAGTCCGATCAGTTGGGGGACCATAAAAACGACAATGAATCCGCCGCcgacgaggaggaggaggagttcGAATTCGTGTCGTTTCAGAAATCCGCCGACCAGGTTTTCTTCGACGAACACCAGATCGGCCCCGTTTTCCCCGTATTTAACCGCGACCTCCTGTCGGATAAAAGTCAACGCGATCTCCTCGCCGGCGGTCGGGATGGTAAAAAGGTGGAGGAGGACGATGATGGTCTGCCGTCGTCGTCGTCATCCGACGTGGACGAGCTGGACGAGGTCCCACCGGGGAATTACTGCGTGTGGATGTCGAAAGCCGCGTCGGGAGAAGCGCGTGGGAAGTGCAAGAAGAGCAAATCCACGGGAACTTCGTCGTCAAGGAGGTGGAGCCTCCGGGATTTGCTGCGGCGGAGCAACAGCGAAGGCGGCAAGGAGTTGGTTTTCTTGACGCCTTTGTCGTCCAGCTCCAAAAAAGTAGAAGACAACAAGGAACCCAAAAAGAGCTCCCGGTCGGCGTCTGGGTCTGATGTGCCCAGGAAAAAGCCCAGTAAAGGTCCAAACGCGGTGTCGATGGCTCACGAGGCGTTCTATGTGAGGAACAAGACGGTGGCGAAGGACGGGTACAATAAGCGGCGGTCGTATCTTCCGTACAGGCAGGACCTGGTGGGGTTCTTTGCTAGTGTGAACGCCATGGGCAAAAGCTTTCCCCCTGCTCTCTGAAAATCTAATAGGAATTTAACTATTATTTaactaaattttgtttttgttcaagCAAATCCTAGTTAGTTTGAGGGTTATGCCTAATTATTTACACAATTTTTCGATTTAATTTTGTATACAGGTTGATTAGTGCACCGAAAAAGTGTGTATGAGTTTCAGATTAAAAAACCTATGACGCATGATTTGAACGATTGTTAATTGCTGATGTATATATCGACGtttgttcttttattttctcGTATAAGACGTCATCTTTTTAGAGTGCCTAGTTCAGAAGTCAATTTAATTAGGTTTCATATCATTTTCCTCCAAATAATGTTGATGTCCATGTCAATTTAATTAGGTTTCATATCATTTTCTTCCAAAATACTTTCACACGAGTGTTAAATTACCAAAAAATATATGGTTCTTCAGAGAATAATTTACATTGCACAAGTCCcgtctatatttttgtttttttgttgaacCATACGAGTTATTTTCGTCCATCTGTTCatgaagagatttttcaatgtgactggTACACGGTATGGTACATCACGTGCCATTATTCAaatagtgagatatgtgtgttaaaaagttaataacttaaaaaataaaatttctcaccacttgtATAAAAACACATAATGTACCACTTATATTCCGattacaatgaaaaatttctcctgtTCAAGTGACGGATCTTTccggttttttaattttaaaaaatagaaaagagcAAATTTGTCCAACTACGCTGCTGTTATTTTCCAATTGCACCACTTTTTTGCCCAAAATTTGGAAAATACGAGAAAGTAAAAGTACGAATCGTTCAGACTCAAATCCTGGAAATTCTGTGGCAGTGGGAACAGATGGAGGTTGATACATTCTGATCAGTCCAAATCTGCCAGGTGCTGAGCTCAAACTGAAAGCCGCCTTATGCCTGCCTCCTTCACATAAAGAAAAATTTCAGTGTGTACTCGAAAACACAATTCGACACAAATATCATAATACAATtgatagaaaattttattttgtaagtttttAACTAACTGTATTACATTAGGTATGATGAACCGTGTTCttatcacactgaaaaatctctcatcatGTGAATCATCGTCAATAATTGTTGAGATCATCATAATTACCAAGATTAAATGGTTGGTAGTGTTTGGCTTCATATCAAAGTGGGTGTCTCCATCGAGCGTTGAGTGAGGGAAAAGTGAAGCGACTATctcacaaatttttttattttttattttatttttgagtcatcgatattatttacactaaggaaaTGAGGTAGGTTTAACCTTATAATGGactaatatggttcaaattcgtctttgacaaaaatcgaacctaaaatctctcacttagaTTTTAGTCCTTGattatcttttcttttatataaaaatttcgGTAGAGCTGCTTTATTAAGACACCTCTTATATTAAGTGAAATCAATGCATATTGAATAGACGGAACTAaaacacaagcacatacttactTTTATGTATTATACAAATGATGTGATGGAAATTTTCATATTCAAGTTCTTCTCCTTCGTGAATCACTAGTTGCCAATCATCTTaaaattcaataattttttaaaatggctgaaagttttttttggtaaattatttttgagttttaaagcacttgaagtgtttcATGCAATAAGCACTAGTTAAAAGCTTCTTGtaaaaaacacttcaaattttttttttccaggttTCACATGCTTTCTTAATAAAAATTGATcccaacaaaatataaaaaaaaacgcttatgtcatttaaaaataaaacttccaAACAAGCTTTCAAAATATCCTTCAATAAACCAAAACATGGACTCCTTTCAATGTGAATTGCTAGATGGGTAGTTAGATTTGAACATAGAGGacataaagaagaaaaaactaaTGTGAGTACAAAAATAGTTGGGACTGGATCGAGCTGGCTTTATTTTAGAAACTTCGGAGTACCAAATAATAAAGTATTATTTTGTGATCGATCCGAGGAAAGAAATCAGGATCATGCCTTGATAGAGGCGTGGTAATTGTGTAGCGTTTCACAAAATATTTAGGGTAAAGCATAAAAAATTATCTCAACTATtagtgtcacgacactttcatacctcatcttttaaaattgacaatgttatATCTTGTCTTTAGAATTTGGTCAAATGTTATACATTCCGTTAGCCTGACCATTAATTTgtcagttaaatgctgacatgATTTGATCCAGAcctcattttctattaaaaatttaataaaatattaaaaaataaataaataatcatttaatatttttaaaatattaaaataataaagaaaagtaacaaaaaaaacaaaaaacaaaaacaaaaacaaaaaaacaaaaaacaaaacaaaacaaaaaaacaaaacatgttcGTCCGTTCCACcccctcccccctcccccctTCCCTCtctccccatcttcatcttcttccctgcttaatcttcaaccaaaaaaataaaaattttgaaaacccaTCAAccccaaacccccccccccctcgcgggaagaagaagaagaaaaagaaggaaaaggaggaggaagaagaagaaaaagaaggaaaaggaggaagaagaagaagaagaagaaggaggaggaaggaggagaagaagaagaaaagaaaagaaagaaaagaaagaaaaacataaacGGCAACTCGAAGTATAAATATGCAGAAGTGTAAAACATGCGTTCTTAATAAAAATTGATCccaacaaaattttcaaaaaaaacgtttatgtcatttaaaaaaaaaaaaaaacttccaaaCAAGCTTTCAAAATATCCTTCAATAAACCAAAACAGGGACTCCTTTCAATGTGAATTGCTAGATGGGTAGTTAGATTTGAACATAGAGGacataaagaagaaaaaacaaatgtgAGTACAAAAATAGTTGGGAGTGGATCGAGCTGACTTTATTTCAGAAACTTCCGAGTACCAAATAATAAAGTATTATTTTGTGATCGATCCAAGGAAAGAAATCAGGATCATGCTTTGATAGAGGCTTGGAAATTGTGTAGCGTTTCACAAAATATTTaaggtaaagtacaaaaaattatCTCAACTATTAATGTCacaacactttcataccttatcttttaaaattgacaatgtcatacctcgtctttagaatttggtccaatgttataccttccgttaGACTGACCATTAATTTgtcagttaaatgctgacgtggcttgattcataccccattttctattaaaaaattaataaaatattaaaaaataaataaaatttaatatttttaaaatattaaaataataaagaaaagtaaaaaaaaacaaaaaacaaaaacaaaaacaaaaacaaaaacaaaaaaaacaaaaaacaaaaaacaaaacaaaaaaacaaaacatgttcGTCCGTTCCACCCCCCTCCCCCCTTCTCtctccccatcttcatcttcttccctacTTAATcttcaacccaaaaaaaaaaaaatttgaaaacccatCAACCccccaaccccccccccccccacccaggaagaagaagaagaagaaaaaggagaaggaggaggaagaagatgaaaaaggaggaggaaggaggagaagaagaaccaaataaaaaaaaaaaaaaaccccaacacAACCtagttcccccccccccccgtcaacaaaacaaacccaaccccttgcaacccagaaaagaagaagaagggaaaaaaaaaacccagatcccatTCGCCAGGCCGATTCCACAGGGGGTGGGTGCAGAGGGTGGATGCGAGGGGAAGACGAattgagattttattttattttattttttgttttgttttctgggtCGCAGGTAGGGGCTCGggtgggggagaagagagaaggaccCGGGGGGTGGGAAGGgacaaagtttttttttgtttttttttcttcttcttttctctgtGTTGCAGTAGGTAGATAAGGGGAAGATaaggggagggagggaggggaaGGGACGAAcatgttttgtatttttttattttttataacttttctttagtattttaatatttaaaaaatattaaatgatttttttttagtttttttttaatttcttaataGAAAGTGGTGTCTggatcaagccacgtcagcatttaactgacAAATTAATGGCTAGGCTAACAAAAGGTATAATATTGGACCAAATTCTAAAGacgaggtatgacattgtcaattttaaaagatgaagtatgaaagtgttgtgacaccaatagttgaagtaattttttgtactttacccaaatatttattttatatgctCCATAACccggagaaattttttattgtgattggAACATTGATGATACATcacgtatttttatataatttgtaagaaatttattttttaagttattaattttaaaacacACATATCCCATAATTTATGTAGTGACACGTAATGTACCATCCCGAATTTCGATCACACCGAAAAATCTCTCATATTATTCAATGTTGATCCATTctaacatacacacacataaatTTGTTCCATTCGTTATTTGGTGAGAGATTTAAGTGTGTTCCGAACATGAGGCATAATACTACATGTTATTATAGAAGAACTTTTTTATTTCAAGTGTTATTTCAattgtataataacatgtggTGTTTTGCTCTAAGTAGAAAATCTCTCATttggtggtgatgatgatgatgaccgTGATGTCATGAATTGTTTCTTTATTAAATAAGTTCTTCATCAACTATCTTCTAAAACAAGTAGATGTATAAGAAATACTTTTATGTGTTGAGTGTAAAAAAAGGGTGTTAGCATCAATTGTGGGtgttaattttgttaatttttttgtcaaacaatagattttATTAGATTATATGTTATATTAGCCACCGATAAGATTCAAACCCACGTCATCATGCAAGAACTCAACTCATTTCCACTATTGTGGTGAAGGGCAACTTGCCATCAGTTGTGCATGTTATGATAACTTGTTCATCTCAATtgattttaaaagtaaaacttcaattttttttttaacgaaaataATGCTTATGTCAAAGGAAAAATAATCCCATATTCTCAATAATCCGTGTTTTTAAACTCTTAACCATATTCTCTTAGATCTCAAGGTTTAAGAAATTGTGATTATCCAtcgttcaattttaatttaacggtaaataatcatttaattatttttcttactttCTCTTTTACCGTTAAATAAATATGAAACGGTGAAAACCACGATGGGCACGAGACTTTTACGTCCTAAGACCAGCTCCAACCCTTGGTTTAGGGTTATGAGTTAAATATTTAGCCCGAGAccattaaagaatgaatttaggacaatttctttcttaaagtaactttaaaaaaaaaattatgtatactatcataatttaaatttatgaacattttaacctaaaaatatttagatttcgataaatattgaaaaatactAAACCAACACTATGAAACTCATGAAATACTACGAAAGAATATGAAAAacgtaaaatatatattttttaattactttagccgttagatttaaatttggaccgttatatatatttttttaccgttagatttgatcaaattagatcttaattgttggattaaattaatttataaatataaaacttaaaaaaatatacatatatggtgGGCCAGCTCCAATAACCCAACGAGAATCCTGGGTTAAATTTATCCCAGAAATAAGTTTTGAGTTTAAACTCATATTTGACCCAAAAATTTAAGCAAATTATGATAAgtttaaaccctaaaatttaaattttatttatggtTGGAGTTGGTTTAAAGCTTAATTTGACGCCGCCACATTCGTGGCTAATATCGCGGgaacagaaaaaaaataaaaaataaaaaataaaaatatcgcGGGAGCACATAGGTTTCTCCCGACTACTTCATACTAAAATTACAGTACTACCCTTCCAGGGGTCAACGTCATACCTTTCACGGGCACCGATTGGTCCAAACTTTCTTCACACTCATCCACGTGGCACTACTCCACATTGTATGATGAGCTGGCACGCTCGTGACTGCCCACACTTCAGAGAGTTCACTGGaactggagagagagagagagagagagagagagagagagagagagaggagctgAAGAAGCTTCTCGCTCCAGCACAATCTCGGCAACAAATCCTAACGGTTTGAATTTGCTCAACGGAAATAACCGTCACCGATTCctcgggaagaagaagatggcgaCTCTGCAACTTCCGGGTTGCAGAGCTATCGATCGCTCTTCGCCTCCGCCGTTGATCCACgactcctcctcttcctccgcGTTTTGGGGAGGACACGTGGCTTTCATCAACGCCCGTCGTTCCTCGACAGAGAAGCTCCGGTCCGACGGCGGAGCGTTTAGGATCGTGGCGAAGTCGGGCGGTTCGTCTGCGTCGTCGTTCAAGATGAACTTGAACGAGTACATGGTCACTCTCGACAAACCGCTCGGGATTCGGTTCGCGCTCTCCGTCGACGGCAGAATCTTCGTCCACGCCCTCAAGAAAGGGGTATTTCCGTCTTTTCGTCTTCATCcctctctctatttctctctctggAACAAAAGTTCAGAGCTTTTGATTGATCGATCGATCGattgatttaatttttgttgaatttgatattgcAGGGGAATGCGGAGAAGTCCAGGATAGTAATGGTGGGCGACAAATTGAAAAGGGCCGGGGATTTGTCCGCCGGCCGGCTCGTTGAGGCCACCGATTTTGGTGATGCACAGTGAGTATGCCATTTTTTtgttgggagttttaacaaaacaccattactgtttatttttaaataaaaatcatatttttatctttttctcggtactattcactacactttatttatcatttttcattaaaactaaatttttttttgaatttttggttagttttttttttccccttcgTACAAAGTATTATACTTTAATCTAAATTAATCTAAGACTGCGGGGATGGAAATTCGAACTCGGGTGCATAGATGTACATCTGCTATGACCAATGTGACTATGCCCATGTCTGGAATGTGACTACGCCCAT is a genomic window of Malus domestica chromosome 09, GDT2T_hap1 containing:
- the LOC103442251 gene encoding uncharacterized protein, with the translated sequence MQNDDDFEQGFVSPSFNSYSTDKLADVAAKVCREFDHLNLLEDSESDQLGDHKNDNESAADEEEEEFEFVSFQKSADQVFFDEHQIGPVFPVFNRDLLSDKSQRDLLAGGRDGKKVEEDDDGLPSSSSSDVDELDEVPPGNYCVWMSKAASGEARGKCKKSKSTGTSSSRRWSLRDLLRRSNSEGGKELVFLTPLSSSSKKVEDNKEPKKSSRSASGSDVPRKKPSKGPNAVSMAHEAFYVRNKTVAKDGYNKRRSYLPYRQDLVGFFASVNAMGKSFPPAL